Proteins encoded together in one Anaerotignum faecicola window:
- a CDS encoding cation-translocating P-type ATPase: protein MKNFYRMTEEEVRLKINGSSKPLTDEMVLANQKKYGPNEITEGSKKSTARIFLEQFKDFLVIILIFAAVISGVLGDIESSAVILVVILINAVLGTVQTVKAEQSLNGLKKLSAPEAKVLRNGVVIRVPAREVTVGDEVIIEAGDSIPADGRVIRSASMKVDESALTGESLSVEKNACIIEKEVSLGDRINMVHSGSFVTYGRGAFLVTSIGMDTEVGKIASLLENTSDKKTPLQKSLDSFGKKLSVAIIIFCLVLFGLSVLRGESIGSAFMFAVALAVAAIPEALSSIVTIVLSFGTQKMAKENAIIRKLQAVEGLGSVSVICSDKTGTLTKNKMTVENYYVGEKDIEAENIDVKNIDVKNEEEMELLTFSMLCNDSENDGGKEIGDPTEIALINIGKELGEDYKKVRNKYPRASENPFDSDRKLMSTAHNFGSCNLMITKGAVDVILKRVKNIKFNGEIREITENDIQIIEAQNEKYSQNGLRVLAFAFKKIKEDENISNESERDLTFLGLIAMMDPPRDESKSAVGECIKAGIKPVMITGDHKITAAAIAKRIGILDDMSQACEGSVLDGMDDNELMDFVGNISVYARVSPEHKIRIVRAWQNKGNIVSMTGDGVNDAPALKQADIGVAMGITGSEVSKDAASMVLTDDNFATIVKAVENGRNVYKNIKSSIQFLLSGNFGGILTVMFASFAGLPVPFAPVHLLFINLLTDSLPAIALGMEPHNKDVMNEKPRPADQSILTSDFLKTVGIEGLIIGALTVTAFLIGLRSGNGVSASTMAFGTLCLSRLVHGFNCKSSKPVIFTKKFFNNIYMQAAFIIGFVLMTAVLTVPGLQNIFKVETLDLWQLATVYCLALSNLVIVQFVKFIRK from the coding sequence ATGAAAAATTTTTACAGAATGACCGAGGAAGAGGTTAGGCTTAAAATTAACGGTTCAAGCAAACCGCTGACGGATGAAATGGTTTTGGCGAACCAAAAAAAATACGGGCCTAATGAAATAACCGAAGGGAGTAAAAAAAGCACAGCACGTATTTTTTTAGAACAGTTTAAGGATTTTCTTGTTATAATACTTATTTTTGCCGCTGTTATTTCAGGCGTCTTGGGCGATATTGAAAGTTCGGCGGTTATATTAGTCGTAATATTGATTAACGCTGTTTTGGGAACTGTTCAGACGGTAAAAGCGGAACAGTCGCTGAACGGGCTGAAAAAACTTTCGGCTCCTGAGGCAAAAGTCCTTCGTAACGGAGTTGTTATAAGAGTTCCTGCAAGGGAAGTAACTGTGGGAGACGAGGTAATTATAGAAGCCGGCGACAGTATTCCTGCCGACGGCAGGGTTATAAGAAGTGCAAGTATGAAAGTCGACGAAAGCGCATTGACGGGAGAGAGCCTGAGTGTGGAAAAAAATGCTTGTATCATTGAAAAGGAAGTGTCTCTTGGCGACAGGATAAATATGGTCCATTCGGGAAGCTTTGTAACTTATGGGCGTGGTGCGTTTCTTGTTACTTCAATCGGTATGGATACGGAAGTTGGGAAAATAGCTTCGCTTTTAGAAAATACGTCTGACAAAAAAACTCCTTTGCAGAAAAGCCTTGACAGTTTCGGAAAGAAACTTTCGGTTGCAATTATTATTTTTTGTCTTGTGCTGTTTGGGCTGAGTGTTTTAAGGGGGGAAAGCATAGGCAGCGCATTTATGTTTGCAGTGGCTCTGGCTGTGGCCGCTATACCTGAAGCTTTAAGCTCTATTGTTACGATTGTCCTTTCCTTCGGAACACAGAAGATGGCAAAAGAAAATGCGATAATTAGGAAACTTCAGGCAGTTGAAGGGCTTGGGAGCGTTTCGGTTATATGTTCCGACAAAACAGGAACCCTTACAAAAAATAAGATGACGGTTGAAAATTATTATGTTGGTGAAAAAGACATAGAGGCCGAAAATATTGACGTCAAAAATATTGACGTCAAAAATGAGGAGGAGATGGAACTTTTAACTTTCAGTATGCTTTGTAACGATTCTGAAAACGACGGCGGAAAAGAAATAGGAGATCCTACAGAGATAGCCCTCATAAACATTGGAAAAGAGCTGGGAGAAGATTATAAAAAAGTTAGAAATAAGTATCCGAGGGCTTCGGAAAACCCGTTTGACAGTGACAGGAAGCTTATGTCGACAGCCCACAACTTCGGAAGCTGTAATCTTATGATAACAAAGGGAGCCGTCGACGTAATATTAAAAAGAGTAAAAAACATTAAATTTAACGGTGAAATAAGAGAAATAACGGAAAACGATATACAGATTATTGAAGCTCAAAATGAAAAATATTCCCAAAACGGGCTTAGGGTTCTTGCTTTTGCATTTAAGAAAATAAAGGAGGATGAAAATATATCAAATGAAAGTGAAAGAGATTTAACATTTCTTGGACTTATTGCAATGATGGATCCTCCCAGGGATGAGTCTAAATCGGCTGTCGGAGAGTGTATAAAAGCAGGGATTAAACCTGTTATGATTACCGGAGACCACAAAATTACAGCGGCTGCTATAGCAAAACGAATAGGAATACTTGACGACATGTCGCAGGCATGCGAAGGTTCTGTATTAGACGGTATGGATGACAATGAACTTATGGATTTTGTCGGCAATATATCGGTCTATGCAAGGGTTTCGCCTGAACATAAAATAAGGATAGTAAGAGCATGGCAAAATAAAGGGAATATTGTTTCGATGACGGGCGACGGCGTTAATGACGCGCCGGCGCTGAAACAAGCCGATATCGGCGTTGCAATGGGTATAACGGGAAGTGAAGTTTCAAAGGATGCCGCTTCAATGGTTTTGACTGACGATAATTTTGCGACTATTGTTAAAGCTGTTGAAAACGGCAGGAATGTATATAAAAATATTAAGTCTTCAATACAGTTCCTGCTTTCAGGAAATTTCGGCGGTATCCTTACTGTTATGTTTGCATCGTTTGCAGGGCTTCCGGTACCTTTTGCCCCCGTGCATCTTTTGTTTATAAACCTTTTGACTGACAGCCTTCCTGCCATTGCCCTTGGAATGGAGCCGCATAATAAAGACGTTATGAATGAAAAGCCAAGGCCGGCGGATCAGTCAATATTAACTTCGGATTTTCTTAAAACTGTCGGTATTGAAGGACTTATAATCGGGGCGCTTACAGTTACTGCATTTTTAATCGGGCTGAGAAGCGGAAACGGCGTTTCCGCAAGCACTATGGCATTTGGAACTCTGTGTTTAAGCAGGCTTGTGCATGGCTTTAACTGTAAATCCTCAAAACCGGTTATTTTTACGAAAAAATTCTTTAACAACATATATATGCAGGCGGCGTTTATCATTGGATTTGTGCTAATGACGGCCGTACTCACCGTTCCGGGACTGCAAAATATTTTTAAAGTTGAAACTCTTGATTTATGGCAGCTTGCCACAGTTTACTGCCTTGCTTTGTCAAACCTTGTGATAGTGCAGTTTGTTAAATTTATAAGAAAATAG
- a CDS encoding ZIP family metal transporter, with amino-acid sequence MTTFSPLALALMGTGFTFFMTALGSAIVFFFHDEIKPNIQRVFLGFAAGVMIAASIWSLLNPAIEMAEQQGKIGWIPAAGGFIIGGAFLMILDNILPHLHPGSDKPEGLPSPLSRTIMLVLAVTLHNIPEGLAVGLTFGMAGYGEPAVTLASAITLAVGMGLQNFPEGAAISLPLKKEGFSNTRSFIYGALSGIVEPVAGIVGVLLIGVVSTMLPWLLSFAAGAMIYVVVEELIPEAHLGEHSHSGTIGVMFGFLVMMVLDVALG; translated from the coding sequence ATGACAACTTTTTCGCCATTGGCGCTTGCCCTTATGGGTACGGGATTTACATTTTTTATGACTGCGCTTGGTTCGGCAATCGTTTTTTTCTTTCACGATGAAATTAAACCGAATATACAAAGAGTTTTTCTTGGTTTCGCTGCCGGCGTAATGATAGCCGCGTCAATATGGTCGCTTTTGAATCCCGCCATAGAAATGGCCGAACAACAGGGAAAAATCGGCTGGATACCGGCTGCCGGAGGATTTATAATCGGCGGGGCATTTTTAATGATACTTGATAATATACTTCCGCATCTTCATCCCGGCAGTGATAAACCGGAAGGGCTTCCATCCCCTCTCAGCAGAACAATAATGCTTGTGCTTGCCGTTACGCTTCACAATATCCCCGAAGGGCTTGCAGTAGGCCTTACATTCGGTATGGCTGGATACGGCGAACCGGCAGTAACGCTTGCCTCCGCGATTACTTTGGCCGTTGGCATGGGGCTACAGAATTTTCCCGAAGGCGCCGCTATTTCTCTGCCTTTAAAAAAAGAGGGGTTTTCAAATACACGATCATTCATTTATGGCGCCTTATCAGGCATTGTAGAACCGGTTGCAGGCATTGTGGGAGTTCTGCTGATAGGCGTTGTATCGACAATGCTTCCATGGCTGCTCTCTTTCGCCGCCGGAGCAATGATATATGTTGTCGTTGAAGAGCTCATACCTGAAGCGCATCTTGGGGAGCATTCACATTCGGGAACTATCGGAGTTATGTTTGGTTTTCTTGTTATGATGGTGCTTGATGTAGCGCTCGGCTAA
- a CDS encoding MerR family transcriptional regulator, whose amino-acid sequence MTDKQFYTIGEVSELCDISSKTLRYYDTINLIVPQQRDTDNNYRYYTKDQLLTILTIKNLRRFGFSLKEINEIISAGNPQLIESSIEKKLVEIKEEIYEMTLQYTEGQYFLQRLKKGVNILKNHDKVKNYRHDGMILESLPEINLFFNRQIMKNYKNAEMSLDRWRDIISEAAKRRLKVCGSIFVTFLNENPLDKFLLQDSFVEFAIHVENSIQNSPEFRKLGFPLALTMIHIGPYNTILNTYVEMINWIKSNNYEICGYCTEEFIISPLDVADEASHITKIYIPVNKIPEFSPCTKKKNKKA is encoded by the coding sequence ATGACAGACAAGCAATTTTACACAATCGGCGAAGTTTCCGAACTGTGCGATATCTCCTCGAAAACACTCAGATATTATGATACAATTAACTTAATTGTCCCTCAGCAGAGGGATACCGACAATAATTACAGATACTACACAAAGGATCAGCTTTTAACAATCCTTACAATTAAAAACCTCAGACGCTTCGGTTTTTCACTTAAAGAAATAAACGAAATTATTTCAGCCGGAAACCCTCAGCTTATTGAAAGTTCAATTGAAAAGAAGCTTGTCGAAATAAAAGAAGAAATTTATGAAATGACGCTTCAATATACAGAAGGGCAATATTTTTTGCAAAGATTAAAAAAAGGTGTAAATATATTAAAAAATCATGACAAAGTTAAAAACTACCGTCATGACGGCATGATACTTGAATCCCTGCCCGAAATAAACTTATTTTTTAACAGGCAAATTATGAAAAACTATAAAAACGCCGAAATGAGCCTTGATCGCTGGCGGGATATAATCAGTGAAGCCGCAAAACGCCGGTTAAAAGTCTGCGGTTCTATATTTGTAACTTTTTTAAATGAAAATCCTCTTGATAAATTCCTTCTCCAAGACAGTTTTGTAGAATTTGCAATACATGTTGAAAACAGTATACAAAACAGTCCTGAATTTCGCAAACTCGGTTTTCCTCTCGCACTGACAATGATACATATAGGGCCTTACAATACAATACTTAATACATATGTCGAAATGATTAACTGGATAAAATCGAATAATTACGAAATATGCGGCTATTGCACAGAGGAATTTATAATTTCGCCTCTCGATGTAGCAGACGAAGCAAGCCATATAACAAAAATATATATACCAGTAAACAAGATACCGGAATTTTCTCCTTGCACGAAAAAGAAAAATAAAAAGGCATGA
- a CDS encoding DUF1097 domain-containing protein produces the protein MSSIVALGLTTAILCGAWTWAAGIIGFLGWAGFSGCTSYFACPDKGLKGVISCICCTMSGVAYAMISIKLGGILTFPFASIIVTIVATYLMCVQNKVKLLSYIPGTFFGSFSTFAANGDPMIIPSILCGIILGLACDKSGQWLFKVAGKKEEN, from the coding sequence ATGAGTAGTATTGTGGCTTTGGGCTTGACAACTGCAATTTTATGCGGAGCATGGACATGGGCGGCAGGTATTATCGGGTTTTTAGGCTGGGCAGGGTTTTCAGGATGCACATCTTATTTTGCATGCCCTGATAAAGGCTTAAAGGGCGTAATATCATGCATATGCTGTACTATGAGCGGCGTTGCTTACGCTATGATTTCAATTAAGCTTGGAGGGATACTGACATTCCCCTTTGCAAGCATTATTGTTACTATAGTTGCGACATATTTAATGTGCGTACAGAATAAAGTTAAACTGTTATCGTATATACCCGGAACATTTTTCGGATCATTTTCAACATTTGCAGCTAACGGAGATCCTATGATAATACCGTCAATACTCTGCGGTATTATATTGGGGCTTGCATGTGACAAATCCGGGCAGTGGCTTTTTAAAGTAGCAGGAAAGAAAGAAGAAAACTAA
- the hydA gene encoding dihydropyrimidinase: protein MSKYDVIIKNGTIITASDIYQADIGIKDGKVVEISTAIGDDAAKVIDAKNKYVIPGGIDAHTHLDMPFGGTFSSDDFQTGSKAAAIGGTTAVIDFSVQPGGGTLADALRIWKEKAEKACIDYGFHIAITNCDDNAIKEIPEMMEEGVTSFKVYMVYDGMRVDDEAFMKILEKSAECHALVGVHCENYYVIKHLTEELLAAGKVEPKYHAVSRPAKCEGEAANRAIKLAEMTNAPLMIVHNTCEESISRIKEARDKGIKVMAETCPQYLLLSEDNYEEPDFGGSKYVMSPPLRDKKNWDYIWKQIKDGVISTVATDHCPFFLEQKRLGIDNFAKIPNGAPGIEARIPLMFTYGPKHGLSLQKVVEVTSTNPAKIYGMYPQKGTIAVGSDADIVIFDPEKKVTITKSMMHENVDYTSYEGFELEGYPVMTLSRGDIIAENGEYVGEEKRGKYIKRGIGEIM from the coding sequence ATGAGCAAATACGATGTAATTATTAAGAATGGTACTATTATAACTGCTTCTGATATTTATCAGGCCGACATCGGTATTAAAGACGGCAAAGTTGTTGAGATTTCTACAGCTATAGGCGACGATGCCGCAAAAGTAATAGATGCAAAAAATAAATACGTTATTCCGGGCGGTATTGACGCGCATACACATTTGGATATGCCTTTCGGCGGAACGTTTTCCAGCGATGATTTCCAGACCGGTTCAAAGGCGGCTGCAATAGGCGGCACAACAGCCGTTATTGACTTTTCCGTTCAGCCGGGCGGCGGCACTTTGGCAGACGCGCTCAGGATATGGAAAGAAAAAGCGGAAAAAGCTTGTATCGATTATGGTTTCCATATTGCTATAACAAACTGCGACGATAATGCCATTAAAGAAATTCCTGAAATGATGGAAGAAGGCGTAACAAGCTTTAAAGTTTATATGGTTTACGACGGAATGCGCGTTGATGACGAAGCATTTATGAAGATATTGGAAAAATCAGCGGAATGTCATGCGCTTGTTGGCGTTCACTGCGAAAACTACTATGTAATCAAACATTTAACAGAAGAACTTTTGGCGGCAGGAAAAGTCGAACCTAAATATCACGCCGTTTCAAGGCCTGCAAAATGCGAGGGCGAAGCGGCCAACAGGGCTATCAAGCTTGCGGAAATGACAAACGCCCCTCTTATGATTGTGCATAACACATGCGAGGAATCTATTTCCAGGATCAAAGAAGCAAGGGACAAAGGAATTAAAGTTATGGCTGAAACATGCCCTCAGTATCTTCTTTTATCAGAAGATAATTATGAGGAACCAGACTTCGGCGGTTCAAAATATGTAATGTCCCCTCCGTTAAGGGATAAGAAAAACTGGGATTATATTTGGAAACAGATTAAAGACGGCGTTATATCGACTGTAGCTACAGACCATTGTCCGTTCTTCTTAGAACAAAAACGCCTTGGCATTGACAACTTTGCAAAAATACCAAACGGCGCTCCGGGAATTGAGGCAAGGATTCCTCTTATGTTTACATATGGACCTAAACATGGCCTCTCATTACAGAAAGTTGTTGAGGTTACATCTACGAATCCGGCTAAAATATACGGAATGTATCCTCAGAAGGGTACCATAGCAGTTGGAAGCGACGCCGATATTGTTATATTTGATCCTGAAAAGAAAGTTACAATTACGAAATCAATGATGCATGAAAACGTTGACTATACATCATATGAAGGATTTGAACTTGAAGGATATCCAGTAATGACGTTATCAAGGGGCGATATTATTGCCGAAAACGGCGAATATGTCGGTGAAGAAAAACGCGGCAAATATATTAAACGCGGTATTGGCGAAATAATGTAA
- a CDS encoding hotdog fold thioesterase has protein sequence MDQEIKEFTETMRYRMSDRDVFYGGGVVNGARSITYMGDLAERIMAKAFRKTARCIKVETVRLHSPVFAGDYLEFIARITEVKGKAARIECRSFKIAEIPENPEFESSIDVLEKPVLSTSAVFWYEPRE, from the coding sequence ATGGATCAGGAAATAAAAGAATTTACGGAAACTATGCGCTATAGGATGTCGGACAGAGATGTATTTTATGGCGGCGGAGTTGTAAACGGCGCAAGGTCTATTACATATATGGGAGATTTGGCTGAAAGGATAATGGCAAAAGCTTTCAGAAAGACAGCAAGGTGTATAAAAGTCGAAACTGTCAGATTACATTCGCCTGTTTTTGCCGGAGATTATCTGGAGTTTATAGCAAGAATTACGGAAGTTAAGGGAAAGGCGGCAAGGATTGAATGCCGTTCGTTTAAAATAGCGGAAATACCTGAAAATCCGGAATTTGAAAGTTCTATCGATGTACTTGAGAAACCTGTTTTATCTACCTCGGCTGTATTCTGGTATGAACCGCGTGAATGA
- a CDS encoding beta-alanyl-CoA:ammonia lyase, which yields MRREAFLSYNMTTADANNAEGIVPIGRQFDFIGDVETELMILNDGDESLCLGYDDVKFFEDVYVGDMLNFKATMLNIGNTSRTCLIQTFKVATKAKRLGIEGAKDSDIFYYDEPKLITEGKVTLVVKKHLQRGVQPDGIVNDPWFEI from the coding sequence ATGAGAAGGGAAGCTTTTTTGAGCTATAATATGACAACGGCCGACGCCAATAATGCCGAAGGCATAGTTCCCATAGGAAGGCAGTTTGACTTTATAGGCGACGTTGAAACGGAACTTATGATATTAAACGACGGCGATGAGTCGCTGTGTCTTGGATATGACGACGTTAAATTTTTTGAAGACGTTTATGTAGGAGATATGCTTAATTTTAAAGCAACTATGCTTAATATAGGAAATACTTCAAGAACATGCCTTATACAAACGTTTAAAGTTGCTACTAAAGCAAAAAGGCTTGGAATCGAAGGCGCGAAAGACAGCGATATTTTTTATTATGACGAGCCTAAACTTATTACTGAAGGGAAAGTTACGCTTGTTGTAAAAAAACATTTGCAAAGGGGCGTCCAGCCTGACGGTATTGTAAACGATCCATGGTTTGAAATCTGA
- a CDS encoding CoA transferase yields the protein MKALKGLRVLDLTHAYNGPFCTTLLADNGADVIKFEPPEGDQCRTWGPIDEKSGESGFYAFLNRNKKGVTLNLKNEKAREIFYNMVKDADVVVENFRAGVAHKLKVDYETLKKINPKIIYASGSGFGQNSPLSNRPCYDIVAQSMSGMVNLTGFPENVPTKVGSSVGDNVTGIYLCVGILMALYHREKTGEGQQVDVSMVDTLFSLLENAIVITTMKNVIPQRQGNIDPSIAPFDIYEAKDGFISIGVGNDKLFKIFCNEIGRPEWINDPKYLTNDLRCENYKNGLQQGIRQWAKERTKKEIEDIFDKAGIPCGPVLDMKEAIDHPHIKAREMMVHMEHPTIGDMYFQGCPVKLSKTPGSVDTPAPLLGQHNKEVFGLTDEEMEEMKKEGIL from the coding sequence ATGAAGGCATTAAAGGGATTAAGAGTGTTGGATTTGACACATGCGTATAACGGCCCTTTTTGTACAACGCTTTTGGCTGATAACGGGGCTGATGTAATAAAATTTGAACCTCCTGAAGGGGATCAATGCAGAACGTGGGGACCTATTGATGAAAAAAGCGGTGAAAGCGGGTTTTATGCCTTCTTAAACAGAAATAAAAAAGGCGTTACCCTAAATTTAAAAAACGAAAAGGCGCGTGAAATTTTCTATAATATGGTTAAGGATGCAGATGTGGTTGTAGAAAATTTCAGGGCAGGAGTAGCGCATAAACTAAAAGTTGATTATGAAACGCTCAAAAAAATAAATCCAAAGATAATATATGCATCGGGTTCGGGGTTTGGACAAAACAGCCCCCTCTCGAACCGCCCATGCTATGATATTGTTGCCCAGTCAATGAGCGGTATGGTAAATTTGACAGGGTTTCCGGAAAATGTACCTACAAAGGTAGGATCCTCAGTAGGAGATAATGTTACGGGCATTTATCTGTGCGTAGGGATTTTAATGGCTTTATATCACAGAGAAAAAACGGGAGAAGGCCAACAGGTTGACGTTTCAATGGTTGATACGCTTTTCAGTCTGCTTGAAAACGCTATTGTAATAACGACAATGAAAAATGTTATACCGCAGCGCCAAGGAAATATTGATCCTTCTATTGCGCCTTTTGACATCTATGAGGCAAAGGACGGATTTATATCAATAGGCGTTGGAAACGACAAATTGTTTAAAATTTTCTGCAATGAGATCGGCAGGCCCGAATGGATTAATGATCCTAAATATTTGACTAACGATTTGAGATGCGAGAATTATAAAAACGGTTTGCAGCAGGGTATAAGGCAATGGGCAAAGGAACGTACAAAAAAAGAAATAGAGGATATATTTGACAAAGCGGGAATTCCGTGCGGCCCGGTTTTGGATATGAAGGAAGCTATTGATCATCCGCATATTAAAGCAAGGGAAATGATGGTGCATATGGAGCATCCGACAATAGGGGATATGTATTTTCAGGGATGCCCTGTAAAACTCTCAAAAACTCCGGGAAGCGTAGATACGCCGGCTCCTCTTTTGGGCCAGCACAATAAGGAAGTTTTCGGACTTACAGACGAAGAAATGGAAGAAATGAAAAAGGAAGGAATTTTATAA
- the gap gene encoding type I glyceraldehyde-3-phosphate dehydrogenase: MVKVGINGFGRIGRLVLRASLERDDVQVVAVNDPFVDPEYMVYMMKYDSAQGKFKGDVFAKDGKLVVNGKEITVFACMDPASIQWKDAGAEYIVEATGAFTTTDKAKAHFEGGAKKVIISAPSADAPMFVMGVNNDKYTKDMNIVSNASCTTNCLAPLTKVIHDKFGIVEGLMTTVHSTTATQKTVDGPSKKDWRGGRAAAANIIPSSTGAAKAVGKVIPELNGKLTGMSFRVPTIDVSVVDLTCRLEKKATYEEIKYAVKAASEGPLKGILGYTEDAVVSSDFLGDPRTSIFDAQAGIALNDNFVKLVSWYDNEWGYSNKVVDLVCHMAKVDAQ, translated from the coding sequence ATGGTAAAAGTAGGTATTAACGGTTTTGGCCGTATAGGCAGGCTTGTACTCCGCGCTTCTCTTGAAAGGGACGACGTCCAGGTTGTTGCGGTAAACGATCCGTTTGTCGATCCGGAATATATGGTTTATATGATGAAATACGATTCGGCGCAGGGAAAATTTAAAGGCGATGTATTTGCGAAAGACGGCAAGCTTGTTGTTAACGGAAAGGAAATAACTGTATTTGCATGTATGGATCCTGCCTCTATACAGTGGAAAGACGCCGGGGCTGAATATATTGTCGAAGCAACCGGAGCGTTCACTACTACGGACAAAGCAAAAGCACATTTTGAAGGAGGAGCTAAAAAAGTTATTATTTCAGCTCCTTCAGCAGACGCGCCTATGTTTGTAATGGGCGTTAATAATGATAAATATACAAAAGATATGAACATCGTTTCAAACGCTTCTTGTACTACAAACTGCCTTGCGCCTTTAACTAAAGTTATTCATGATAAGTTCGGCATTGTTGAAGGCCTTATGACAACAGTTCATTCAACAACTGCTACACAAAAAACCGTTGACGGCCCTTCTAAAAAAGACTGGAGGGGAGGACGCGCTGCTGCGGCGAACATTATTCCTTCTTCAACGGGAGCGGCAAAAGCTGTAGGCAAAGTTATTCCGGAGCTTAACGGGAAACTTACAGGCATGAGTTTCCGTGTTCCTACAATCGATGTTTCTGTTGTTGACCTTACATGCAGGCTTGAGAAAAAGGCAACCTATGAAGAAATTAAATATGCCGTAAAGGCGGCCTCCGAAGGACCTCTTAAAGGCATACTCGGATATACGGAAGACGCGGTTGTTTCCAGCGATTTCCTCGGAGATCCCAGAACTTCTATTTTTGACGCCCAAGCCGGTATTGCTTTAAATGATAATTTTGTTAAGCTTGTAAGTTGGTATGACAACGAATGGGGCTATTCAAACAAGGTTGTTGATTTAGTATGCCATATGGCTAAGGTTGACGCCCAATAA